Proteins co-encoded in one Nicotiana sylvestris chromosome 7, ASM39365v2, whole genome shotgun sequence genomic window:
- the LOC138873505 gene encoding uncharacterized protein has protein sequence MAEYGGCIFGLKMAIDINVQELLMIGDLDLLIHQLRGEWELRKRFTKTEFQHVPRIQNEFADVLATLSPMIQYPDKNFVDPIPVKIYNQLAYCAHVEEEADGKPWFHDIKEYLAKGEYPELVNPTQKRTLRRLSNNFFHSGGILYRRTPDLGLLRYVDAKEASRLLEEIHAWTYGQHMNGKPTSNDYPSRSDPAPVPSAISNLTIPVKSSNSLSLDVASVLEMASSVYSADGS, from the exons atggccgagtatggaGGCTGCATCTttggactcaaaatggccattgacattaacgttcaagagctgctaatGATTGGAGAtttagacttgcttatacatcaatTACGAGGAGAATGG gaattgagaaagaggttcacaaagacggaattccagcatgttcccagaatccagaatgagttcgccgatgtattggctaccctatcacCTATGATACAATATCCCGACAAGAATTTTGTTGACCCCATTCCAGTGAAAATCTATAATCAgctagcttattgtgcccatgttgaagaggaagcagacggaaagccttggtttcatgatatcaaggaatatttggcaaaaggagaatacccggagcttgtgaatcctactcagaaacgcacacttcgaagATTGTCCAATAACTtttttcatagcggaggaatcttgtataggaggactcccgatttaggattattaagatatgtcgacgcaaaggaagcatctaggctactagaggaaattcatgcttgGACCTATGGTcaacatatgaacg GTAAGCCGACAAGCAACGACTATCCCAGCAGGAGTGATCCTGCTCCAGTTCCCTCAGCCATATCAAATCTAACCATTCCCGTGAAATCGTCCAACTCACTCAGCCTAgatgttgcgtccgttcttgaaatggcttcatcggtatactccgccgatggatcctga